A stretch of the Vigna radiata var. radiata cultivar VC1973A chromosome 7, Vradiata_ver6, whole genome shotgun sequence genome encodes the following:
- the LOC106765638 gene encoding uncharacterized protein LOC106765638: MRGAEGGGGGGFAVRGGNIYWGRKEETGFRGIVVIFSWVSVPQTLLREFVDLCSSFGWNSLVCAANYLSAFHDESAMPLAFCVLDELIKELRTRSCPVVFASFSAGSKACLYKVFQLIDGRCETALNLPNYQLLRNCLSGQIYDSGPIDVTSDFGFRFALHPSIAKVPGPSKLVSWVAKSVTSGLDALYLTRFESQAAEHWQALYSSVNFGAPFLLLCSENDDLLRYQNICDFTQRLRNLNGDVNLVNFSSSSHLGHYKHHPIQYRIAVNNLLEKAVTIYSQKVMLERERTGMDGTQDEISELICDLQKVAINSNKSLRRVAVGPTDHFFLPSSAGHYSDREFGTPYDEQKEKPVCLPSFPSISAHSVLGQFLFDVCVPKNVEGWDVKFSSAPRHSLFRGTKRIGRSRL, encoded by the exons ATGCGTGGAGCTgagggtggtggtggtggtggtttcGCCGTCAGAGGCGGTAACATCTACTGGGGAAGAAAAGAGGAAACTGGTTTCAGAGGAATCGTGGTAATCTTCTCTTGGGTTTCTGTTCCACAGACCCTTTTACGAGAATTCGTTGATCTGTGTTCCTCTTTCGGGTGGAATTCCCTCGTTTGTGCTGCCAATTATCTCTCAGC TTTCCATGATGAAAGTGCCATGCCATTGGCATTTTGTGTTCTTGATGAACTAATTAAG GAGCTTCGAACTAGGTCATGTCCTGTTGTATTTGCTTCTTTTTCCGCTGGATCCAAAGCCTGTCTGTATAAAGTGTTTCAG CTCATTGATGGAAGATGTGAAACTGCGCTCAACTTG CCTAACTACCAACTACTTAGGAACTGCCTCTCTGGACAAATTTATGATTCTGGTCCAATAGATGTTACAAGTGATTTTGGCTTCCGCTTTGCATTACACCCCTCCATTGCAAAGGTGCCTGGACCATCAAAACTTGTTTCTTGGGTAGCAAAATCTGTTACCTCCGGATTGGATGCATTATACCTAACTAGATTTGAATCCCAAGCGGCTGAGCATTGGCAGGCTTTATATTCTTCTGTT aattttggAGCTCCATTTCTCCTTTTATGTTCTGAGAATGATGACCTTTTGCGATACCAAAATATCTGTGATTTTACCCAACGACTACGCAACCTCAATGGTGATGTCAACCTTGTAAATTTCAGCAGCTCCTCTCACCTTG GTCATTACAAACACCATCCAATTCAATATAGAATAGCTGTGAATAATTTATTAGAGAAGGCTGTTACAATATATTCACAGAAAGTGATGCTAGAAAGAGAAAGAACTGGTATGGATGGTACACAGGATGAGATATCAGAGTTAATCTGTGACCTGCAGAAGGTGGCgatcaattcaaataaaagcCTTAGAAGAGTTGCAGTTGGACCAACTGACCACTTTTTTTTGCCTAGTTCAGCAGGGCATTACAGTGATAGAGAATTTGGGACTCCATATGATGAACAGAAAGAAAAGCCTGTTTGTCTGCCTAGTTTCCCAAGCATCAGTGCTCACAGTGTCCTTGGCCAATTTCTTTTCGATGTCTGTGTTCCTAAGAATGTTGAGGGCTGGGATGTGAAATTTTCTTCAGCTCCTAGGCATTCACTTTTCAGAGGCACCAAGCGCATTGGTCGGTCCAGATTATGA